A genomic region of Leptolyngbya sp. NIES-2104 contains the following coding sequences:
- a CDS encoding type II toxin-antitoxin system Phd/YefM family antitoxin, which produces MDSIDQANANLSQLLSRVEQGEEIVISDQGVPVTKLVPVGTASRRRSSLGVDQGKFVVPEDFNDPLPDDILSAFEE; this is translated from the coding sequence ATGGACAGTATCGATCAAGCGAACGCAAATTTATCTCAACTGTTGTCGCGTGTAGAGCAGGGAGAAGAAATCGTAATTTCAGATCAAGGAGTTCCAGTTACGAAGTTAGTTCCAGTTGGCACAGCTTCACGTCGTCGATCGAGCTTAGGAGTCGATCAAGGCAAATTTGTTGTGCCAGAAGATTTCAACGACCCTTTACCAGACGATATCTTGTCAGCTTTCGAGGAATAA